The following coding sequences lie in one Bifidobacterium sp. ESL0690 genomic window:
- a CDS encoding AAA family ATPase: MYLKELTLKGFKSFASATTLRFEPGITAVVGPNGSGKSNIVDALTWVMGEQGAKNLRGTSMEDVIFAGTSSRPPLGRAQVSLTIDNTDGTLDIDYTEVTISRTIYRNGGSEYAINGSACRLLDIQELLSDTGLGQQMHVIVGQGRLDEILKADPAGHRAFIEEAAGILKHRKRKERAIRKLKNTEANLARTDDLLHEIRRQLGPLGRQAKISRRAASIQISLRDAQSRIFAEDAQKSMESRAKLRNDLGDVRRELETAQRDLAKVKVHIEQVEALSSESSPAMEKINETWHELSSIEERFRSLASLADERARSLAGQMITNFGEDPDILESRAKELDGQAEAQKKNVSDMRIAYDKATESRAGNEKQLAAARQTLTELRKAAQEHTSKVANLRELKTREESAIELAQSRAKDFNGQREAIAKQRDEATAQRDALETETQNAGEEDSAAELEAAKTAMQQRQEELDALQEQLRATTAKVTALKAKADALNETLESRNASGELERDDAVAALGRLADFIHVEDGWEEAIAHALDQFASAIVVPGKSNMVEALRRASEGKLGQAVVLHPLEGSVGDDAETQNTNEKDSRYPVRCASTLVGANDSAKDTDFAANVVRAVRLLLDDVAAVPDMNTALEAVEGKRFSQAVTKSGEVVNAVGAIGGSSRSQSDLSLAARRDKAAAEAKKLQSEADAIQPKIEAAQEARDKARLEVDKQSQQRIQAKVRADQARKNLKNIEERVKQLNRQLNGLDEKIKQTDDDRQTHQLKLEDLSQALETAEHSNTENEDFEDLDKRVHELETTLDKAREQEVSAKIVWNDATRKADSLVRQAGLLHDQSSEAVARRAKMKALNEKRERQQTHDQQIAADARGMATLVAAELKTVVAKRDELSKAASSHDAELKQLRAQRDEAEPKVAALQQREHELDVNRERLAAQYGQIEQKVSDTLGMDLEALVSEYGPDKLVPVLDDEGHPILLASSGEENGSNVESARSNTSSNNHDDSASRAQSVVENAEMPTVVTDSADNGETVGHSGNVSGFDGYRDSSEDVSDIDNQSDSDDEASNADGYNDSNQDAPIDAEHYQMVPYVRAEQQKRLQKAERDLKALGKINPLAAEEFDALETRNQYLNDQRNDVAKSRDDLLKLIKDLDHTMIEVFKNAFDDTAAAFEKVFATLFPGGKGRLRLENPDDLLTTGVIVEASPAGKRVKQLSLLSGGERSLTALALLFAIFTARPSPFYVMDEVEAALDDINLTRLINAFNDLRKHAQLIIITHQQRTMAIADALYGVTMRSDGVTAVVSQKLEHE, from the coding sequence ATGTATTTGAAGGAACTGACGCTCAAGGGATTCAAGTCCTTTGCCTCCGCTACCACTTTGCGCTTTGAGCCGGGCATTACGGCCGTGGTGGGGCCGAACGGTTCCGGCAAATCCAATATCGTCGACGCGCTGACGTGGGTGATGGGGGAGCAGGGTGCCAAAAACCTGCGTGGTACCTCGATGGAAGATGTGATTTTTGCCGGCACTTCCTCGCGTCCGCCGCTGGGGCGCGCGCAGGTGAGCCTTACCATCGACAATACTGACGGCACGCTTGACATCGATTACACGGAAGTCACCATCAGCCGCACCATCTACCGCAATGGCGGCTCCGAATACGCCATCAACGGCTCGGCCTGCCGTCTGCTCGACATTCAGGAGCTTTTAAGCGACACAGGCCTGGGGCAGCAGATGCACGTCATCGTCGGGCAGGGGAGGCTTGACGAGATTTTGAAGGCCGACCCAGCCGGGCACCGCGCCTTTATCGAAGAGGCCGCGGGGATTCTGAAACATCGCAAGCGCAAGGAACGTGCGATACGCAAGCTCAAGAACACCGAGGCGAACCTTGCCCGCACTGACGATCTGCTGCACGAGATTCGTCGGCAGCTGGGGCCGCTCGGACGGCAAGCCAAGATTTCGCGGCGTGCGGCAAGTATTCAGATTTCCCTGCGAGACGCGCAGTCTAGGATTTTCGCTGAAGATGCTCAAAAATCCATGGAAAGTCGTGCTAAACTGCGCAACGATTTGGGCGACGTGCGGCGCGAGCTGGAAACCGCGCAGCGAGATTTGGCGAAAGTCAAGGTGCATATCGAGCAGGTCGAGGCGCTGAGTTCCGAGTCCAGCCCGGCCATGGAGAAAATCAACGAGACATGGCATGAGCTCTCAAGCATTGAGGAACGGTTCCGTTCGCTGGCCTCGCTTGCTGACGAGCGCGCACGTTCCCTCGCCGGCCAGATGATTACGAACTTCGGTGAGGATCCGGATATTCTCGAATCCCGTGCCAAGGAACTGGACGGACAGGCTGAAGCCCAGAAAAAGAACGTTTCCGACATGCGCATTGCGTATGACAAGGCCACGGAATCTCGCGCCGGCAATGAAAAACAGCTCGCCGCAGCCCGCCAGACCTTGACGGAACTGCGTAAGGCCGCGCAGGAGCACACTTCGAAAGTCGCCAATCTGCGTGAGCTCAAGACGCGCGAGGAATCGGCCATCGAACTGGCGCAAAGCCGTGCCAAGGATTTCAACGGGCAGCGCGAAGCCATTGCCAAACAGCGTGACGAGGCTACGGCCCAGCGTGATGCCCTTGAAACCGAAACTCAGAACGCTGGTGAAGAAGACAGCGCCGCGGAGCTTGAGGCCGCGAAAACCGCGATGCAGCAGCGTCAGGAAGAGCTTGACGCCTTGCAGGAGCAGCTTAGGGCCACGACCGCCAAGGTGACGGCGCTCAAGGCCAAGGCCGATGCGTTGAATGAGACGTTGGAAAGTCGTAACGCTTCCGGCGAACTGGAGCGGGATGACGCCGTGGCCGCGTTGGGCAGGCTTGCCGACTTCATCCACGTTGAGGATGGCTGGGAAGAGGCCATCGCCCACGCGCTCGATCAGTTCGCCAGTGCCATCGTGGTGCCGGGCAAATCCAATATGGTTGAGGCGTTGCGTCGGGCCAGCGAAGGCAAGCTCGGGCAGGCGGTTGTATTGCATCCGCTTGAAGGAAGTGTTGGTGATGACGCAGAAACTCAAAATACCAACGAAAAAGACAGCCGATATCCGGTTCGTTGTGCTTCGACTTTGGTAGGTGCCAATGATTCCGCCAAAGACACTGATTTTGCCGCTAATGTTGTGCGTGCCGTTCGGCTTTTGCTGGATGATGTAGCCGCTGTTCCTGATATGAATACTGCGCTGGAAGCCGTGGAAGGCAAACGGTTCAGTCAGGCCGTCACCAAATCCGGCGAAGTGGTCAATGCTGTGGGCGCCATCGGTGGTTCGTCGCGCTCGCAGAGTGATTTGTCGCTGGCTGCACGACGTGATAAAGCGGCTGCGGAAGCCAAAAAACTTCAAAGTGAAGCGGATGCTATACAGCCGAAAATCGAGGCGGCGCAAGAGGCTCGTGACAAGGCTCGTCTTGAGGTTGACAAGCAATCGCAGCAGCGCATCCAAGCCAAGGTCAGGGCCGATCAGGCGCGTAAGAATCTCAAGAATATCGAGGAACGGGTTAAGCAGCTCAATCGGCAGTTGAACGGGCTTGATGAGAAAATCAAGCAGACGGATGATGACCGGCAGACGCATCAGCTCAAGCTTGAGGACTTGAGTCAGGCGCTGGAAACCGCGGAACATTCCAACACTGAAAACGAGGACTTCGAAGATCTGGACAAGCGCGTCCATGAACTGGAGACTACGCTCGACAAGGCTCGTGAGCAGGAAGTTTCGGCGAAGATTGTCTGGAACGATGCCACTCGTAAGGCTGATTCGTTGGTGCGGCAGGCCGGTCTGCTCCACGATCAGTCAAGCGAAGCCGTCGCGAGGCGCGCAAAAATGAAGGCGCTCAACGAAAAGCGCGAACGTCAGCAGACGCATGACCAGCAGATTGCCGCCGATGCAAGAGGCATGGCTACGTTGGTTGCTGCCGAACTCAAGACTGTGGTCGCCAAGCGCGATGAGCTTTCCAAGGCCGCTTCGAGTCATGATGCTGAGCTGAAGCAACTGCGTGCGCAGCGCGATGAGGCTGAGCCAAAAGTGGCCGCCCTGCAGCAACGTGAACACGAACTCGATGTGAACCGTGAGCGCTTGGCCGCGCAATATGGTCAGATTGAGCAAAAGGTCTCGGATACGCTGGGCATGGATCTAGAGGCGTTGGTCAGTGAATACGGTCCGGACAAGCTGGTTCCGGTGCTTGACGACGAAGGCCATCCGATTCTGCTGGCAAGCAGTGGCGAAGAAAATGGCTCTAATGTTGAAAGCGCAAGAAGTAATACATCTAGTAATAATCACGATGATTCTGCTTCGCGTGCACAGTCTGTTGTTGAAAATGCTGAAATGCCAACAGTTGTAACGGATAGCGCTGATAATGGCGAGACCGTGGGCCATTCAGGGAATGTGTCTGGTTTCGACGGTTATCGTGATTCAAGCGAGGATGTATCTGACATCGATAACCAAAGTGATTCAGATGATGAGGCGTCTAACGCTGACGGCTACAACGATTCAAACCAAGATGCCCCAATTGACGCCGAACATTACCAGATGGTGCCGTACGTTCGTGCCGAGCAGCAGAAGCGTCTGCAGAAAGCCGAACGTGATCTTAAGGCGCTGGGCAAGATTAACCCGTTGGCAGCCGAGGAGTTCGACGCACTCGAAACGCGCAACCAGTATCTGAACGATCAGCGCAACGATGTTGCCAAGAGTCGCGATGACCTGCTGAAACTCATCAAGGACCTCGACCACACGATGATCGAAGTATTCAAGAACGCCTTCGACGATACGGCTGCTGCGTTTGAAAAGGTCTTTGCGACACTCTTCCCGGGCGGCAAGGGACGCTTGCGTCTCGAGAACCCGGACGATTTACTGACCACTGGCGTTATCGTTGAGGCGAGCCCGGCAGGCAAGCGTGTCAAGCAGCTGAGTCTGCTGTCCGGTGGCGAACGTAGCCTCACGGCCCTAGCGCTACTCTTCGCCATCTTCACCGCGCGCCCAAGCCCGTTCTACGTGATGGACGAGGTGGAAGCCGCGCTCGACGACATCAACCTGACCCGCCTGATTAACGCGTTCAACGACCTGCGCAAGCACGCCCAGCTCATCATCATCACCCACCAGCAACGCACCATGGCCATCGCCGACGCCCTCTACGGCGTCACGATGCGCTCCGACGGTGTCACTGCAGTAGTGAGCCAAAAACTCGAGCATGAATAG
- a CDS encoding folylpolyglutamate synthase/dihydrofolate synthase family protein produces the protein MSFEHPKTNGVTIREVEREIMSRRTTHEELGHDLEVMDLMLDLLGHPEDTFRIIHITGTNGKGSTARMAEAICRAYGMRTGLYTSPHLQKINERIAVDGQQLSDDDFIDTWMQIKDFVALVDHKMEADGKAPMSYFEILTAMAVWKFADAPVDVAIFEVGMGGKWDATNALNGDAAVIGPVDMDHMQWLGDTVEKIATEKAGIIKHESTAIIGAQPHEAEVMPILEQAAVAEHATLIRDGEEMEVVSRQPAVGGQLVTFRTPNGTYEDIPVAKFGEHQAHNALAALAAAEVVMPVNGQLTQDVVAEALGGVKIPGRIEQVRTSPTIIVDGGHNVNAAESLRAALEENYNFEQLVGVVAMMKDKQVEEYLGTLEPILSHIIVTENSWRDRVMPAEELEKIAVGVFGRDRVTRIDNLPDAIQEAVNMVDADDELGVGYGHGVLICGSFVTAGDARTLLMEKKNPELALPKAQRVSGKATDKNKDDTETENAKDEDEDIVSEVFGDAFGDFGVKQVPFEGEPEPGNTAEQLRRKQNGDKDND, from the coding sequence ATGTCATTCGAGCATCCGAAAACCAATGGGGTCACCATTCGCGAGGTCGAGCGCGAGATCATGAGCCGGCGCACCACGCACGAGGAGCTGGGTCACGACCTCGAAGTCATGGACCTGATGCTTGACCTCTTGGGACACCCGGAAGATACGTTCCGTATCATCCATATCACCGGTACCAACGGCAAAGGCTCCACCGCCCGTATGGCCGAGGCCATCTGCCGAGCCTACGGTATGCGCACGGGCCTTTACACTTCGCCGCATCTTCAGAAGATCAACGAGCGCATCGCCGTGGATGGCCAGCAGCTTTCCGACGACGATTTCATCGACACATGGATGCAGATCAAGGATTTCGTCGCGCTGGTCGACCACAAGATGGAGGCCGACGGCAAGGCGCCGATGAGCTATTTCGAGATTCTGACGGCGATGGCCGTCTGGAAATTCGCTGACGCACCCGTTGACGTGGCCATTTTCGAGGTCGGTATGGGTGGCAAGTGGGACGCCACCAACGCACTCAACGGCGATGCCGCGGTCATTGGGCCGGTCGATATGGACCACATGCAATGGCTGGGGGACACGGTCGAGAAGATCGCCACTGAGAAGGCCGGCATCATCAAGCACGAATCCACAGCCATCATTGGTGCGCAGCCGCATGAGGCCGAGGTCATGCCGATTTTGGAGCAGGCGGCGGTGGCCGAGCATGCCACGTTGATTCGTGACGGCGAGGAGATGGAAGTCGTCTCCCGTCAGCCCGCGGTCGGTGGCCAGCTGGTCACGTTCCGTACGCCGAACGGCACCTACGAGGACATTCCGGTCGCCAAGTTCGGCGAGCATCAGGCGCACAATGCCCTGGCAGCGCTCGCGGCGGCCGAGGTCGTCATGCCGGTCAACGGACAGCTCACGCAGGACGTGGTGGCCGAGGCATTGGGCGGGGTCAAGATTCCCGGACGCATCGAGCAGGTGCGTACTTCGCCGACCATCATCGTCGACGGCGGCCACAACGTCAACGCCGCCGAATCGCTGCGTGCAGCTCTCGAAGAAAACTACAACTTCGAGCAGCTGGTCGGCGTGGTCGCCATGATGAAGGACAAACAGGTCGAGGAATACCTCGGTACGCTGGAGCCGATCCTGAGCCATATCATCGTCACCGAAAACTCGTGGCGAGATCGCGTGATGCCAGCCGAGGAACTTGAAAAGATCGCCGTTGGCGTCTTCGGCCGTGACCGCGTCACCCGCATCGACAACCTTCCCGACGCCATCCAGGAGGCCGTCAACATGGTGGATGCCGACGACGAGCTGGGCGTCGGCTATGGCCACGGCGTGCTCATCTGCGGCAGCTTCGTCACCGCCGGCGATGCCCGCACACTGCTGATGGAAAAGAAGAATCCCGAACTGGCGCTACCCAAGGCGCAGCGTGTGTCCGGCAAGGCTACGGACAAGAATAAGGACGATACCGAAACTGAGAACGCCAAAGACGAAGATGAAGACATCGTCTCCGAGGTCTTCGGCGACGCGTTCGGCGATTTCGGCGTCAAGCAGGTTCCCTTTGAAGGCGAGCCTGAGCCCGGCAACACCGCCGAGCAGCTTCGTCGCAAACAGAATGGCGACAAAGACAACGACTGA